The following are from one region of the Microbacterium sp. cx-55 genome:
- a CDS encoding carboxylesterase/lipase family protein, producing MNDAPVVRTASGLVRGMRREDSLAFLGIPFAQPPVGERRFAAPVPMEPWEGIRDATTFGATAQRGDTGFTLIPEPSVPGDSTLNVNVFTPAALSDTPLPVLVWIHGGGFTSGTPSSPWYDGGTFARDGVVLVALSYRLGFDGFGDIVGAPSNRGVRDWIAGLEWVQENIAAFGGDPDRVTIGGQSAGGGAVLTLLGMPAAQHLFHAAWSVSGALGDVPAADARARAVRLADLAGVEPTRSGFESVAEEHLRDLQERAAHMPRRDKLVAVREMLAGLSWGPMIDGDLLVRSTRDALAAGIGADKPLLLGAADDEFTMVTARMRRMLRWVPPGLGLRALGVPASARRRYLRANPGPRRGGSPALLGRYVTDRIFRALVSDVAALRAEAPAPTWVYRFSWASPVIGWACHCLDVPFWFDALGESHVAAIAGDHPPAALATAMHGTAVGFVRSRAAAWPRWSASDKPTRVFGGAASAPAVIPDGYAGAAALA from the coding sequence ATGAACGATGCACCGGTGGTGCGAACAGCCTCGGGTCTGGTCCGCGGCATGCGACGCGAGGACTCCCTCGCCTTTCTCGGCATCCCGTTCGCCCAGCCGCCCGTGGGTGAGCGCAGGTTCGCCGCCCCGGTACCGATGGAGCCGTGGGAGGGCATCCGCGATGCCACGACGTTCGGGGCGACCGCGCAGCGGGGTGACACCGGCTTCACCCTGATCCCGGAGCCGTCGGTCCCGGGCGACTCCACGCTGAACGTCAACGTCTTCACCCCCGCCGCCTTGAGCGATACGCCGCTGCCCGTCCTGGTGTGGATCCACGGCGGCGGGTTCACCTCCGGAACCCCGTCGAGCCCCTGGTACGACGGCGGCACGTTCGCCCGCGACGGCGTCGTGCTCGTGGCCCTGTCGTACCGGCTCGGGTTCGACGGCTTCGGCGACATCGTCGGGGCGCCGAGCAACCGAGGAGTACGCGACTGGATCGCCGGTCTCGAGTGGGTGCAGGAGAACATCGCCGCGTTCGGCGGCGACCCCGATCGCGTGACGATCGGCGGGCAATCCGCGGGCGGCGGCGCCGTACTCACCCTCCTCGGCATGCCCGCCGCGCAACACCTCTTCCACGCCGCGTGGTCGGTGTCGGGCGCGCTCGGCGACGTGCCCGCGGCGGATGCGCGTGCCCGCGCGGTGCGCCTGGCCGACCTCGCGGGGGTCGAACCCACCCGGTCGGGCTTCGAGTCGGTCGCCGAGGAGCACCTCCGCGACCTGCAGGAGCGCGCCGCGCACATGCCGCGGCGCGACAAGCTCGTGGCGGTCCGCGAGATGCTGGCCGGACTCTCTTGGGGTCCGATGATCGACGGCGACCTCCTCGTCCGTTCGACCCGCGACGCGCTGGCGGCCGGCATCGGCGCCGATAAGCCGCTGCTGCTCGGCGCCGCCGACGACGAGTTCACGATGGTCACGGCCCGGATGCGGCGGATGCTGCGGTGGGTGCCGCCGGGGCTCGGACTCCGCGCGCTCGGCGTGCCCGCATCCGCGCGTCGTCGATACCTGCGCGCGAACCCCGGCCCGCGGCGCGGCGGCTCGCCCGCCCTGCTCGGGCGCTACGTGACGGACCGCATCTTCCGCGCGCTGGTGTCGGATGTGGCCGCGCTACGCGCCGAGGCTCCCGCGCCCACCTGGGTGTACCGCTTCAGCTGGGCCTCCCCCGTCATCGGGTGGGCGTGCCACTGCCTCGATGTGCCGTTCTGGTTCGACGCGCTGGGCGAGTCGCACGTCGCCGCGATCGCCGGCGACCACCCGCCCGCCGCCCTCGCGACAGCGATGCACGGAACCGCGGTCGGGTTCGTGCGGTCTCGCGCCGCAGCCTGGCCACGGTGGTCGGCGTCCGATAAGCCGACGCGCGTGTTCGGCGGCGCCGCATCCGCCCCCGCGGTGATCCCCGACGGGTACGCCGGCGCCGCCGCCCTCGCCTGA